GAGCCGGTTCGGGTCAGCCGGCGTGGTTGCCAGCTGCCCGCCCGACCCGTACGGCCCGACCAACTGCCACGGCCTCGCCGCCGCGTCCTCGGCCACCTCGAAGTGGGTTCTCCCGACGATGGTCGCGCCGCTGCCGGTACGGACGCTGGCCGTGACGGCGTACGTCCCGGGCCGGTCGCCGGTGACGGGGGCGTGCCACCACACCCCGCCGTCGGCGATCGGCGTCACCTCGGTCCGCCGGCCGTCCGGCCCGGTGACCACGATGGCCGGTGCGGTCTCGACCGGGTCCAATGTGTCCACGTAGACGGCGCTGCGACCGTCGCTCGGGTCGGGGGTGGCGTACACCCATGGCGTCCGCACCGCCAGCAGGTACGGCACCCGCAGGTCGGTGCCCTTTCCGCCGGCGGCGGTCAGCCAACCGGAGACGTCCGGGTGACCCTGGTCCGGCGCCGGCGCCTCGATCCGGACGGTGACGGCGGCGGACCGGCCGGCCGGCACGGTCACCCGCTCCGGGGTGACCCGGACGACGCCCGGGCTGCCCGCCGCCGGAGTGACGCGCAGCCGTACCGTCGTGGACGTGCGTCCGTCGTTGCGCAGGGTCACCGTGCCGGTGGTCCGGACCCGGTCTCCGGTGAGGTCGGCGAGGCCGAGCGAGAGGGCCGGCGGATCGGCGGTCACCTCGGCGTCCAGCGCCGCCGGCAGATCCAGCCGGCCCGCTCCGGCCGAGGCCGGACCAGCATCGACCTTCGTGGCCGAGCCGACCAGTGCGCCCGTCATCCCGGCCGGCGACACCTCCGGACGGAGCTGGCGCAGCAGCGCCCCGGCCCCGGCGACGTGCGGGGCGGCCATGCTGGTGCCGCTGTAGCGCTGCACGCCGGGTGCCCAGAGTGCCGTCGGCACCGCCGAGCGGATCTCCACACCGGGGGCGACGAGCTGGGGCTTCAGGCCCCACCGTAGGTCCGGCCCCCGGGAGGAGAAGCGGGCGATCTGGTCGGTGGCGTCCTGGCCGCTGATGGCGACCCGGACCCGGCCGGCGTCGAGCAGCTGCCGGAGTTCGGCGTACTGGCCGGGGTCGTCGATGCCGAGCACCACGAGCCGGTTGAAGCGCAGTTCGTCGCGCGGATCGGGGCTCTTGGTGACGGTCGCGGCGAAGCCGCCCGCCGGCCCGTCGGCGCCGGTCTCGTCGCCCACCAGGGAGCGGGTGTAGCCGACCGCGGCCAACGCACCACGCCGCTCGGCCTCGGTGAACCGGTCGACGTCGTCGGGGCTGGCTCCGGCGTACGGTGCGCCACTGATCAGCACCACCTTGCCCCGTACGTCACCGGCGGCGGCCCACTCGGCGGGCGTGCCCTCACCGACGTCGACCAGGTCGCCGGTGCTCGTCCTAACGGGCGGGTTCGCCGAGACGGCGGACCGGTAGGCCACGATCGGGCCCTTGCGCGGGCTGGTCAGCTCGGCGACCGGCACCCGTACCCCGCTGGTGGAGGCGCCCACCGCGAGAACCCCGTCGGCGAGGGCCGGGCTGCCGACGGTCCGCTCGCCCGGGCCGGAGTTGCCGGCGGCGGCGACCACCGTCACGCCGGCCGCGACGGCGGCGCTCGCCGCCCGGCCGACCGGGTCGGTGCCGTCGCCGGTGCCGCCGAGACTCATGTTGATCAGGTCGGCGCGGTGCGGGTTGGCCGGGTCGACGGCGGCCTCCAGGGCGGCCACGATACCGTCGCTCTCACCCCACCCGTCCGCGTCGAGCACCTTGTACGCGGTCAGCGTGGCATCCGGAGCCACCCCGGTGACACCACTCGCTCCGGTCCCGGCGATGATGCCGGCCACGTGCGTGCCGTGGCTGTGGTCGTCCATCGGGTCGGCGTCGTCGTTGACGAAGTCGTACCCGCCGACGACCTTGCGTCCCGGGCCGAATCCGCCGCCCAGGCTCGGGTGGGTGTAGTCCACCCCGGTGTCGATGACCGCGACCGTCACCCCACCGCCGCGAAGCGGCCGGCCGGCGCCGTCCGTCCGGCGCCAGGCCTGCGGTGCGCCGATCAGCGCCAGGTTCTCCTCGACGACCGGGCCGGCCGGGCGGCCCGGACCGGCGCCTCCGGTGCTCCCGGGGCCGGCAACGGCTTCCCGGATCTGGAACCGGGTCACCTCGTGCACCGCCTTCACCCCGGGCAGCCGGCGCAGCGTGTCGACCTGTCCGGCCGGTACCCGGACGGTCATGCCGGGCAGCAGGACCTCGAAGGAGCGGCGCCGCTCGACCTGGATCCGGGCCCGCCGGGCGGCGTCGGTCACCTCCTGCTCAGCGGCGGCCACCGTCGCCCGCGCCCGGCGCAGCCGGTCGGCGGCCTGGGCGTCGACGGTGCCCGGCGCGGGTGCCACCGCGATCGTCGGCGCCACGTCGAACTCGACTATCACGGTCCGGTCCACTCCGGCGGCCGGCACGGCCGCCGCGGGCCCGGGTGGGAGCAATCCGGCGGCAAGCAGGACGACGGTCGTCGCCGCCACGCCGCGTCGCATCGATGTACTGATCATGGTTGATAGGGGAGCCCGAGCGAGGCTGGGCCGGCAATGGTTGGCAACGTCATATTGGTGCCGATGGCACCTGCCGGCCACAATCGGCCGTGCCCTCAGAACGCAACGCCCTGGCCGGAGCCGGGATCTCCGCCGCCGACGAGGTGGTGCTGCGGGCACTGCTCGGTCGCGGGCAGGCGAACGCGGTGGAGGTCGCGGCGGCAACCGGCCTGAGCCCCCAACGAGTCGCCGACGCTCTCGACCAACTCCGCCGGCAGGGGCTCGTCGCACGGTTCGCCGCCGAGCCGGAACGGTACGCGGCGGCCGACCCCCGGGTCGCGCTGGACGCCCTGCTCCACCCGGCGGAGCGGTCGCTGCGCCGGGCACGGGACGCCGCCGCCGAACTCGCCGCGATCTACGAGACCGTCCGGACCGGTGAGGCGGTGACCGGGCCGGTCGAGGTGGTCACCGGTGAGGAGATCGGTCGCACGTTCCTCCGCCTGCAGCAGAGCGCAGTACGCGAGGTACGCGCCTTCGACCGCCCGCCGTACGTGCACGCCGCCGGCAATCCGGTCGAACCGGCCGTGCTGGCCCGGGGCGTACGCTGGCGGGCGATCTACCATCCGGACGCCCTGGAGCAGCCCGGCGCGCTCGCCGAGGTCCGGAGTCTCGCCGCCCTCGGTGAGCAGGCCCGGGTCTCGGTGGACGTGCCGTTCAAGATGCACCTGGTCGACGAGCGGGTGGCGCTGGTGCCGCTGGAGCCGAGCCCCAACGGCACCACCCGCAGCATGCTGGTGTACGCCTCGGTCCTGCTCGACGCGCTGACCTTCGTCTTCGACGTGAGCTGGGACCGGGCGGTGCCGCTGGAGGCCGGTGCCTCGGCCGACGAACTCTCGGCCGAGGACCGGCAACTGCTCGCGCTGCTCGCGGCCGGCGTGAAGGACGAGACGATCGGCCGGCAGCTCGGCCTCTCGGTCCGCACCATGCGGCGCCGGGTACGCCGGCTGCTGGACCTGCTCGGCACGCAGACCCGGTTCCAGGCCGGGATGGAGGCGATCCGGCGCGGCTGGATCCCGACCGACGGCGCGGGCGGGTCCTAGCTCAGCTCACCGCGGATCTCGGCGAAGCCGTCCGCCACGAGCCGCAGGCCGCCGCTGGGAAGGCTTCTCCGCCGCGCTGGAGCGGTTCGGGCTGCCGGTCCCGACACCGGCCTTCGACCGATCCGAGGAACTCACCGCGTCACCCGGCTGAACATCGGCGGGCTTGCTGCCAGGATGCGTTGGCCGCTCTCAGGTGTCCGTCAGGTCCGCGCTGATCACGGGGAACGCCACTTCGATGACGAGGCCCCCGTGAGGACGTGGGCGGGCGGCGAGCGCCGCGCCGTGGGCGCGGGCGATCGCGCGCACGATCGACAGTCCGAGGCCGTGGTGCCCGTCGTCGGCCGTGCGGTGCAGCCGTTGGAACGGCTCGAACAAGCGGTCGACCTGGTCAGACGGGATGACCTCCCCGGTGTCGGCCACGGTCAGTACCACTCGGCCGATCTTGCGCTGGACGCTTACCTCGACCGAGCCGCCGGGCGCATTGTCCATCGAGCGCGGGGCCTACCTGTTCGCCGCCGTCCCGAGGAACTGCTGGCCTGGCCGGCTGAGGCGTGACGTCACCGCATCGGCCATTTCGACTTCGGACGATGGGTTCGCCCAGGGACGGCGACAGTAGTACACCAGGGCGGGCGGGAGGTTGGCCCACTCCGTCCGGCTGATGATGACCTCGTCGAACAGCGACCGCACGGATCGGAGCAGGCGCCGCGCGGGTCTGGCCCACCGGGTATGCACGTACGCGAACGTGGTGAACACGCCGTGCGGCGGCAGCGTGGCGACCACCGAGGACAGCACGTCGCGCTGACGGTTCTCGGCGAACGCCGCCCACGGAAGGCCGCTGACCACGACATCGACCTGGCTGAGCCCGCGCTGCGCGAGCACCGTGACGAGGTCGCTCGCGTCCGCGTTGACCACGTCGACCGCCGGATGGAGCACGGCCAGTCGCTGTGCGAACCGTGGATTGACCTCGACCGCGATGTGACGGCCCCGTCCCGCGAGGCGCATCTGGATAGCCGCGGTGAAGGCGCCGGTGCCGGGTCCGACCTCCACGACGATCGGGGAACCGGTTCGGGGCACCGCCGCCGTCGCCACCCGGGCCAGCGCCGGACTACTCGGCGCGATCGCGCCGACCGTCAGGGGATCGCGGACGAACTCCAGGAAAAACGACACGGTTCAGTGCTCCGAATGAGGGTGCCGCGGGTGAGGATGCCCGTATCGGTGCGTTTTGGATGGGGACTTCGCCGCCGCGCGGATGTGGAATGCCAGCCCGACGCCCCAGACGAGGATCGACCACAGGGGCCAGAAGAAATGGTCCGGGGTGACGAGCCACCACACCACGACCTGGGCGAGGTTGGCGATTACGTAGGAGAGAAGGTGGACCCGCAGGCGCCACTTGATGGCGGTTTCGCTCTTCGTCCTTGTCATGATCGCAGGCTAGGCCGACGGACTTGACGCAGACGGAATACGTCGGCGGCTAGCCGGCCGCTTCGTTCAGTCCTCGTCAAGTAGCCGGATCTACGCTGATCCGCGATTAGGACCGAGAACGATTATCGAAAGGTCTACCCGTGACAACGACTCGCCGAACGTTGCTGACCGGTTCCGTCGTGGCCGCAGCCGGCGCTGTGCTCGGTGCGCCCGCCGCGCAGGCACACCCCCGGCACGGCAGCAAGCCAAAGCCCACCGTGGTCCTCGTGCACGGCGCGTTCGCCGACGCCTCCGGTTGGAACGACGTCGCCACCCGACTCATCCGCGACGGCTACCCGGTCATCGCTCCGGCGAACCCGCTGCGCAGCGTTGCCGCCGACTCCGGCTACCTGGCCAGCATCCTCGCCACGCTGAGCGGCCCGATCATCCTCGCCGCACACTCCTACGGCGGGATCGTTACCACGAACGCCGCGACCGGCAACCCGAACGTGAAGGCGCTGGTCTACGTGGCCGCGTTCGCACCCGATCAGGGCGAGACGCTGCTGGGCCTGCAGACGAAGTTCCCGGGAAGCAAGCTCAACGAGGCAGCGCTGGACTTCCGGCCGTACGGTGAGGGCCTCGTCGACGGCTACATCAAGCGGCAGTTCTTCCGGGAAGTGTTCGCGGGCGACGTGCCGAAGGCGACCGCCGAGCTGTTGTGGGCCGGGCAGCGGCCGGCCGACGCGCGCACCCTCGGGGAGCCGTCCGGCGCCCCTGCGTGGAAGACCATTCCGTCCTGGTATCTCGTTGCCCGCAACGACCAGGTGCTGCCCGCCGCGGCACAGCGGTTCATGGCGCAGCGTGCCGGTGCGCACGTTCGGGAGGTCGGCGCGTCGCACGTCGCGATGATCTCGCAGCCCGCCGTGACGGCCGACCTCATCAAGCGCGCCGCGCGCTGACAAAGCCGTAGAGGGGTAGCGATGTTCGAGCGGTTGGGGCGGACAATGTTTCGCCGACGGTGGTGGGTGGTCGGCCTGGCCACGGCCTTCGTGGTGTTCGGCGGCATCTGGGGTACGCAGGTCTTCGGCGCGTTGACCACCGAAGGGTTCGACGACCCGGCAAGCGAGAGCTCCCGGGCGGTCGAGCGCGCCGACGCGTCACTGGGCCGGACCGGCAACGACGTGGTGGTGCTCTACACCAGCCCCGACATGACGGTTGACGACCCGGCATTCCAGCGGGCCGTGACCGAGACGGTCGACGCGCTCCCCGACGACGCGGTGACCAGGGCCGTCACCTATTGGAGCACCAATAGCCCGGCCCTGGTCAGTCACGACCGGCACGCCACCTACGCGGTGCTGACCCTGGCCGGCGACGACGAGACGCAGCGCGGCGAAGGACTCAAGGAGATCGAGGACCAACTCGTCGCGCCGCCCGTCGTACAGACCCAGGTCGGCGGGATCACGACGGTCAGCCGTGACATCCGCGAGCGGGTCGCCGCGGACATCGCCCTCGCTGAGACGATCTCCATACCGGTGCTGCTGTTGCTCCTGGTGGTCGTCTTCGGCAGCATGGCCGCTGCGAGCCTGCCGCTCGCGATCGGCGGTCTGGCCATCGTCGGAGCGTTCACCGCGTTACGCGCGATGAGCTACCTGACCGACGTCTCGGTCTTCTCGATCAACGTGGTGACGATCCTCGGGCTGGGCCTGGCGATCGACTACGGCCTGTTCATGGTCGGGCGCTTCCGGGAGGAGATCGCCCACGGGCTCGGCGTCGAGGACGCGATCGCCCGCACGATGGCCACCGCCGGTCGTACCGTCGCGGTCTCCGGCATCACCGTCGCGGTCTCGTTGGCCGGTCTGCTGATCTTTCCTATGACCTTCCTGCGCTCCATGGGCTTCGGCGGTCTGTCCGCGGTCCTGGTGGCGATGGTGGCGGCGCTGACCGTGCTGCCCGCCCTGCTCAGCATCCTCGGCCCCCAGGTGGAGGCACTCTCGGTGCGGCGACTGCTCCGCCGTCCGCCTCCGGTTGCGGCGGGGGCCACTGCCGCGCACGGGTTCTGGTACCGCCTCGCGCACAGCATCATGC
This is a stretch of genomic DNA from Micromonospora sp. WMMD1082. It encodes these proteins:
- a CDS encoding S8 family serine peptidase is translated as MISTSMRRGVAATTVVLLAAGLLPPGPAAAVPAAGVDRTVIVEFDVAPTIAVAPAPGTVDAQAADRLRRARATVAAAEQEVTDAARRARIQVERRRSFEVLLPGMTVRVPAGQVDTLRRLPGVKAVHEVTRFQIREAVAGPGSTGGAGPGRPAGPVVEENLALIGAPQAWRRTDGAGRPLRGGGVTVAVIDTGVDYTHPSLGGGFGPGRKVVGGYDFVNDDADPMDDHSHGTHVAGIIAGTGASGVTGVAPDATLTAYKVLDADGWGESDGIVAALEAAVDPANPHRADLINMSLGGTGDGTDPVGRAASAAVAAGVTVVAAAGNSGPGERTVGSPALADGVLAVGASTSGVRVPVAELTSPRKGPIVAYRSAVSANPPVRTSTGDLVDVGEGTPAEWAAAGDVRGKVVLISGAPYAGASPDDVDRFTEAERRGALAAVGYTRSLVGDETGADGPAGGFAATVTKSPDPRDELRFNRLVVLGIDDPGQYAELRQLLDAGRVRVAISGQDATDQIARFSSRGPDLRWGLKPQLVAPGVEIRSAVPTALWAPGVQRYSGTSMAAPHVAGAGALLRQLRPEVSPAGMTGALVGSATKVDAGPASAGAGRLDLPAALDAEVTADPPALSLGLADLTGDRVRTTGTVTLRNDGRTSTTVRLRVTPAAGSPGVVRVTPERVTVPAGRSAAVTVRIEAPAPDQGHPDVSGWLTAAGGKGTDLRVPYLLAVRTPWVYATPDPSDGRSAVYVDTLDPVETAPAIVVTGPDGRRTEVTPIADGGVWWHAPVTGDRPGTYAVTASVRTGSGATIVGRTHFEVAEDAAARPWQLVGPYGSGGQLATTPADPNRLVVTSPGVAGLWISTDRARTWRYERLAAVSSGRTTVQLDPRRADRIWVAVTSRDDPTYQGRMLRSDDAGRTWRSLPFPDAQVAGFVVSPDGGVLVAATESTVEVSRDGGDTWTSTPAFWSGLLTGIAFAGDDLFLTSDDGVWRWSVATGAPALVRPAADFFATPRTVVVAGETVAVAQWDGSVWGSTDRGGTWRHLLDVEHLLSLTATGRTLLVDTNQENRISTDAGRTWRPAAKAGRAIVNSLAQWPDDDRTLLVGMETVGVFSTTDARRYTRIGTPGVPADELLVAGGKLLVGTPSDVYRAPLPVDPGRLDWGPTQGEGMIGFGVRGLVTDPRDPRTVWKLLQTGFFSIRLQRSLDGGSSYSDVFTDYASPLALLVHPADPRRLYLAYKDLTGAGLLTSRDGGATWRRINHLTEYAALAGDPRDPDRVWLGGEGGLWRSDDGGVNRVKVLDGPVSALSVDSRRIIVGGATIRVSTDGGRTFTEARSAGGRFTLPMRVSELVESRGVWYAGSADFAEAGLRFGGRGVLRSTDGGRTWSNIGAGLPDSSVRSLAVSPDGTWLYAGTAAGGVYRLALRR
- a CDS encoding helix-turn-helix domain-containing protein yields the protein MPSERNALAGAGISAADEVVLRALLGRGQANAVEVAAATGLSPQRVADALDQLRRQGLVARFAAEPERYAAADPRVALDALLHPAERSLRRARDAAAELAAIYETVRTGEAVTGPVEVVTGEEIGRTFLRLQQSAVREVRAFDRPPYVHAAGNPVEPAVLARGVRWRAIYHPDALEQPGALAEVRSLAALGEQARVSVDVPFKMHLVDERVALVPLEPSPNGTTRSMLVYASVLLDALTFVFDVSWDRAVPLEAGASADELSAEDRQLLALLAAGVKDETIGRQLGLSVRTMRRRVRRLLDLLGTQTRFQAGMEAIRRGWIPTDGAGGS
- a CDS encoding ATP-binding protein translates to MDNAPGGSVEVSVQRKIGRVVLTVADTGEVIPSDQVDRLFEPFQRLHRTADDGHHGLGLSIVRAIARAHGAALAARPRPHGGLVIEVAFPVISADLTDT
- a CDS encoding SAM-dependent methyltransferase — encoded protein: MSFFLEFVRDPLTVGAIAPSSPALARVATAAVPRTGSPIVVEVGPGTGAFTAAIQMRLAGRGRHIAVEVNPRFAQRLAVLHPAVDVVNADASDLVTVLAQRGLSQVDVVVSGLPWAAFAENRQRDVLSSVVATLPPHGVFTTFAYVHTRWARPARRLLRSVRSLFDEVIISRTEWANLPPALVYYCRRPWANPSSEVEMADAVTSRLSRPGQQFLGTAANR
- a CDS encoding 2TM domain-containing protein, giving the protein MTRTKSETAIKWRLRVHLLSYVIANLAQVVVWWLVTPDHFFWPLWSILVWGVGLAFHIRAAAKSPSKTHRYGHPHPRHPHSEH
- a CDS encoding alpha/beta hydrolase, whose amino-acid sequence is MTTTRRTLLTGSVVAAAGAVLGAPAAQAHPRHGSKPKPTVVLVHGAFADASGWNDVATRLIRDGYPVIAPANPLRSVAADSGYLASILATLSGPIILAAHSYGGIVTTNAATGNPNVKALVYVAAFAPDQGETLLGLQTKFPGSKLNEAALDFRPYGEGLVDGYIKRQFFREVFAGDVPKATAELLWAGQRPADARTLGEPSGAPAWKTIPSWYLVARNDQVLPAAAQRFMAQRAGAHVREVGASHVAMISQPAVTADLIKRAAR
- a CDS encoding MMPL family transporter, which produces MFERLGRTMFRRRWWVVGLATAFVVFGGIWGTQVFGALTTEGFDDPASESSRAVERADASLGRTGNDVVVLYTSPDMTVDDPAFQRAVTETVDALPDDAVTRAVTYWSTNSPALVSHDRHATYAVLTLAGDDETQRGEGLKEIEDQLVAPPVVQTQVGGITTVSRDIRERVAADIALAETISIPVLLLLLVVVFGSMAAASLPLAIGGLAIVGAFTALRAMSYLTDVSVFSINVVTILGLGLAIDYGLFMVGRFREEIAHGLGVEDAIARTMATAGRTVAVSGITVAVSLAGLLIFPMTFLRSMGFGGLSAVLVAMVAALTVLPALLSILGPQVEALSVRRLLRRPPPVAAGATAAHGFWYRLAHSIMRRPVFYAVGVLAVLLLAAAPFLRVEFGGIDPRVLPAGTESRVVSETVDRDFVQNSQLPIEAIVTSPDRVGLEGYIAAVRSVDGVTGAEVTGLADEVARVAITYQDDPISEQARELVSRIRAVPAPPGGQVLVGGLTARLADQLDAVGDLLPWMALIIVGASFVLLFLAFGSLVLPIKAIVMNILSLGASFGALVLIFQDGHLSGLLNFTSTGTLEATQPILVLAIVFGLSMDYEVFLLSRIREEYDRTGDNAAAVAVGLQRSGRIITSAALLILVVIGLFSISGITFIKLIGVALLIAVLVDATIVRALLIPATMRLLGNTNWWAPAPLRRFYARYGLREGDDPPAAPAHTQLG